GGGAGTTGGGAATAACAAAGTGTTCTCTGTTAAGTCCTTTTATGGGAAGCTTCCAGGTAGCGTGGATGAGAGATTCCCATATGTTTCGGTCTGGATGCCTAAGGTGCTGAGAAAAGTTTGTTCCTTCACGTGGTTATCTAATAGAAAAGTGATCTTGACAACGGAGAATCTTAGAAAACGAAAGGTTGTCTCCTTGAGCTGGTATTTCCTTTGCAAGGAGGTGGGTGAGGATGTGGTTCATATTCTGTTACATTGCAAATTAACCACGAGGTTATGGGGGATTTCTTCAGATGGTTTGGCATTTCTTGGGTAATGCCAAGATCTGTGAAGGAGTTGATGTTCAATTGGAGGAGCGGAGCTAGAAGAAGGCACAAGGCGTTGAATATTACTCCTCTTGTTCTAATGTGGGTCATTTGGAAAAGAAATATGAGAGCTTTTGAAGGGTTAGGGATGAGATTTGCTCAATTGAGTAGTTTCTGatcccttattttcttttggtgcaCCCATGTAGTTCCTGTTTGTATAGAGGATTGGGTGTCTTTTGGAGAGAATCATATTTTGTAggttttctccttttttggtaTACCTCTTGTATATGGACAAGCTAGCCTTGTTATTATCAATGAAGTCTTTtacttgattaaaaaaaataaaattgtatagTATTGTAACTAGTGAAACTAGAACTCACATACCATGAATTAAATAGAGTACACGAAAAGGTAGACATTAAGATGCAAAGCTTTAGATGGAAATATGGAATAACCCCTAAATGTGGAAAACGTGTCTCCTCTCTTAGAGAAATTGGTGAGATAGGAGACACATTTTCCACCATCAGTGGTTTGGATTCCAAGGGCGCCCAAGAAAATGTTCTTTTTTGTTTGCTGGCAGCGAGAGGAGCATTTCTAAAACTAATATAGCTTTTGTTATCCGGTGTGATATGTGTAAATGCTCGAGTGAAGAAGTTGATCGTCTTTTGGTGTGTTGTAAGGTGGTGTCTCTGTGGAGGATGGTCGTAAACTGTTCTGCAACACAGTGGGTGATGCCAGATACTGTCAGAGATGTGTTGCACATCTGGGTTGGGACAAGTAGGATAAGAACAGAAAGGCCGTGGGTGGTTGCACCGGCAGCTCTTATGTGGATCATATGAAGGGAGAGAAATAGGAGAGCAGCTGAGGGAATTGAAAATGAATTTGTATATCTGAAGAATAGCCTTTTGTCTTTGATTGTCTTTTGGTGCACTCATAAGATTTCCTATTTGTATAGACTCTATAGTGATATAATTATTTACCTTGTCACAGAATGAAGGTAACTCAAATGTTTGAATGGCTTCCTATAACTATGAGAAGAAACACTgacagagaaaaaagaaaagacaaaaaatatagaacgttttttctcttctttttttttccaatttaaaGTATACAACTTTTCAACTCATGTATGAATGGCTTCCTATAACTATGGGAATAAACaccaacaaagaaaaaaaaagacaaaaaagatAGCTTATTCACTTGAAGTGTTTTTTCTTGAGTATTTTTGCAATTAAAAGTATAAAGATATTCAATTACTGACATTCAAATACATCACTCAGACTCAATTTCTTTCGTGCTTATATGCACTTCAACCTACATTGCTTATGGGTGGAGATTATAACCTAGTCCCAGTTCATCTGCTGTGTTGAGTTTCCTTCGTAACTAATTCTATAAAAGCTAGTTTCTTAATAACAATTGGCATATATTGTTGTCCTTTAAATTTATTAATCGTTAAAGGTAATGAATCATGCTATTTAATCCTTTTCTTTAAGGTTGCCTTCTAGCTCACATGATGTCCCTCTTTGAGTTGGCCTATCAGAAAGAATAAACAAGTGAATGCGCTAGATGTCTATCATTTTTTCAAGTTACTGACCCTGTCTTAGAGTGAGAACCCAGCCTTTCTTGATTATACATTGAAAGTTCATAATGAATTGGAGCTTATTTATGAATTCCTGCTAGGCTGCTGCCTtacctctttcttttcttttgatgtgtttcATTAAAACAATCTGTCAgtctgattattatttttttgtgtgtctGCGCACCTGAAGTCATGGCTGGATCTGGGAATTCGATGCTATATTCACTTCTTCTATTCATCGCGACACTCTCTCTGCAGGAAGTGTATAGAGGAAAGTTAGCATCTTCAGAATTGTATACCATCCTTGGTGGATTCACTAGTTCTCTCATATTCATTTTGTTGTTAACGGTGAGAAAAATTACCTTTTGTGGTATTAAGTGTTGTGCTCTAAGATCTCAAAAGTGCAGGTACTTCTAAGTTTTACCAGTCTATTAATGCTGTTAAAACTTACAGTGCCTGTGTTCCTATACAATAAAGCTGTACTAATTCAGATTTATGCTGTAGAAATTTTTCTATTCATCTGCAAATATATGTGCAGCTTACTAACTTTTTTCTCCCTGACATCTTGTGGCAGAAATCTTTTTTCCTTTGAGATTAATTCACTTCcctgttttcctattttatcattttgttgcCAGATCCACTGTTGTTTTCACCATTCTTTACACAGTTTCATGACTTCCATGCATTTTATGGCTGCATAAAGTGAAGTATCACATGGTGCTTTGCTAGCACACTTGAATTAAAAAGTGTTGCTTTGCTAGCACATTACATACCAGGCTAGTATTGTATTGCGCTTGACTTGGTGATACTGTTGCAGTTCATCGGAAACtatcaagaaacatgtggtgtAAGGACTGGATGGGGTGCTGGTGAgtgcattattttttaactttccattttcatatttcaatcAATTCTTTTGAAGATCTAAATAACTTTCTAATGTATTTAAAGTAGAAATAAGCAAAGGGATTTTGTCTTTTTAGATGTAGCATTGAAGTAATAGTATATTTTCACCtaacatttttttcttaatattcaatcccatatgtatacattggcGGAGCTAGCTTGTGGCGAGGGGTTCAATTGAATTCCCTTTGCCCGAAAATTATAAtgcataaataaggtaaaaataatatttttttgttatatataaACTGTTGAATCTCCTTGACATAGGGGAAGATTCTACTTTAATGGCAAAGAAGGTTCAAATTGCTTTAGGCTAGGTACAAATCTAGGTGTGATCAATTTTAAGTTGTGTAGACCACATATCTTGTATTAGTAAAGAGATACAGCAGCTGTGTGGGTCAATTAATTTTAATCTATTCTATTGGTCTGTTACACTGCAGTTATACTTGCTGAGGTAGTAGCTCTTATTGCTGCAAGCACTGTTCATCGAGTTAGCATCACGACATGGTAATGAACTATACTATCTAGTTACTATTATTGTGAACTTATGTTTATTGCAGATGTCTTTTCTTGTGGGAAATTTCTTGAATGAGTTAAATGAGCTAAAAAGAACACAAAATTGCTTAGAATGTTGCCTTCTCCAAAAAAATTTACAGAAAATTACTTAGCGACATTTAATCTTGGGTTTAAACCAAAAGTTTGTTGAAGTTGGAAATGTTTATGCTTTCATTGTTTGAATACATAGACAGACACCTAAACTTGTCAGGATATTTCATTTCGACAGCTTAACTCAGTTCATGACCTAATAAACCCCTAACTTTGCTTAAACAGTGTCTATTAGACACACCTAAACTCAGCTACATTAAGCACCTGATGAAAAAGGCAAAAACTTTGTTTCCCATATTTATATTGAACCCCTTCTCCACATCGTCGCTGGTTCCTTTGGGCATCTCCACAATCATTTACCTGTGTTATTACGTGACTTCAGATTTCCTACTCCGAAACCACCAAGATTTATACTCAATTTGACTGTTTCCCAGTTGACCAAATGGTAAGACTTCTTTTCCGGATTACCTT
This region of Solanum dulcamara chromosome 9, daSolDulc1.2, whole genome shotgun sequence genomic DNA includes:
- the LOC129902399 gene encoding uncharacterized protein LOC129902399 gives rise to the protein MAGSGNSMLYSLLLFIATLSLQEVYRGKLASSELYTILGGFTSSLIFILLLTFIGNYQETCGVRTGWGAVILAEVVALIAASTVHRVSITTCFLFSAALLYELNKLSGVMVSRSESRGKRH